CCCAAGGATCCACAGACCGCACTTTGAAAACAACCCTCTGGGTTGCAGGACcatcagtgatttttcttttctttccctcctcctcttcctcctccttccacacATTTCCTAATTTTTTGTGCAGTCCACATGTGTTACTTATGTAATTTTTGAAGTTTAAGATTAATTATGAATATATTTCTATGTTAAATGGGctctaaaataagattttaatatatttacatttttaatttaagaaaatgggTATTCCATTTATAACCATACAGTCATATatttgttatattcattcttcTCATGCCTCCTTCACGCATACAGTTTTTTtcacttcacctttttttttaaattgacgtatgGTTAAtgtataacattatgtaagtttcaggtgtacaacatagtgatttacaAATTTGAAAGATAAGTTCCATTTATAgttcttataaaatattggctgtattccctgtgttgtacaatatatccttgttcatgcctacagtttaatttttttcctgttggatTCTTTTTTAGGCCGTGTCTTAGCCCAGTCATCCTAAGACCACCAGGGACAAACCTTTGGTCTGACAAAGTCAGCTTAGTTGACCCACTGCAATGAGGGAAAGGAACTGTGGGGGTCTGACCACACAAAGGGCAAGGTTTTTTTACAGGATTTGGGTGAAGGGTAGGGTTAGGTGAAATGTAAACCAAGCAGCATTTTGATAGGCTCATCACAACGCAAAGCTGTGTGAAGGGTCAGCATCAGGTCTGGACAGGAAAGTATCCTGTTTCCTTGGAAACTACAAAGTTGAGACAGGCATAGAATGTTGAGTCCAGAAATTCCTTACCAGGGCTGCTTCCCTGTGTCAAAGTGGCTTGGCTCCTCCAGGAATGTTGCTTTGTTACTAATATGATTTCAAACAGTAAATTCCTGATAGTCTGTGATTTTAGAGGGGGAGAGAAATCTCAGTAATAAAGCACTAGTCCCTCAAACAACACGGCTGTTGGGACACTTTACGGCTGTAATGTGACCTCAGGAGAAATAATGTTTCCTGTTTACTTCCTTTGTGAAGCTGGCTTTCTTTGTGCCTGTCCTGATGCATGGACAGGCAAATTTTTACTTGCTTATTCCAAGCTAATCTTTGCTTTCTCAGCTATAGACCCCAAATAGAAATCctgaataaaatgatttattcatctttctttctcactttctctaACTGCATTACCTAAAAAGGTCCAGCTCCGCCCCCAATCAATCACTCTATTTCTAATAGCTGTAGAAAATGCACCTCCTCCCTACTGGTCACCGCGGTACCTCCAAGACCTCGGGGATCAGAGGTGACTTTCCCAAGGAAGCTGCTTCCCACCAGAGGCTGGATAAGGGAGCATCTCCTCTGCAGCTGTCTCCTCCAGTCTGTCTTCCTGGAGGCGGCAGGAAACAGAATCATTGCCAACTGCCACAGGCAGAGGGTTGCAGAGACGGGGCAGCCCCTTTGCATACAAATTTCCAAAGCCCCCTGGAAATCCAAACCTGAGGATCTGCAGAAGTGGGGCCTCCTGCTGGCCTCCCTCCTTCGCAGGAACTTCACCCTGATGGACCACACCCAGCCTTCTTGCACTGGACAATCTAATTTTAAGTTTACGAAGTACTTCTGTGAACAGACACAcatctctgtatttatttattggcttGTGATAAGTCAGACACAAAACCAAATTATCTTGAAAGAATGAACCTTAGCAATTTGCCATAAAATGATTGCagtataaattttatttagaaatggtTAGAGATGTTTTAAGGTCATAGCATCTTCACGAGTTGAGCTGGAATGACCTTGTCCAACCCCTTCATCTTGCAACGGAGAAACTATttcaaactcagagaggttaagtcacctgGCCAAGGTCGCACAGCACTGCCAGAGCTAACTCTTGGACATAGAGTCCCCTGTGGAGCTAGATGaggaatcctttgttctctctccttgcagagattttttttcagtttccttccctAGTCCCAACAAGTGGCCCTGCTAACCATGGTTTTGTGTCTCAAATAATTAAATCTCATTCCTTAAATTGCTTTGTTTTGTCTCCAGGAGGCTCGCAGCTTTCTGGTTGGTTGAGAAAACTGGCCAGTCTGGTCCTGGTCCAGCTGCCCCCGCCTTTGGGCGGGCGGACGGGCGGGCAGAGAACAGCTGACCCAGCAGTGGCTCATGTGACCACTGCAACCCCCAGTCCTGCTCCCTGTCCCAGGCCAGGGCGGGCACTTTCGGGGCTCCTTCTGGAAGGGCTACCAGGTAGGCACCCCAGCCCTACCTGTCTGCCACTGGAACAGCAAGGGGGAGACAGGACACATGCAGTTGAACAGATTTGGGAGCAGATCAGAAGTCAGCCTTTCTGCACTGGTTCAGGGCTCTTGGGCAGCAGGGCCAGACTGTGGCTGCCTCCAGACCTCTCTCACCACCCTGCtcgccctcccctcctctcaccccccacctccaggaaggcctcctctgccctgcccttccttcctccattcttTGGCCTTCCTTTCCCCTCAGCTACAGAActtctccccctctttctccGCTGACTTAGCGTGCTGGTGCCGCCGGGCGTGGAGAGATTAATCAGTGACAGGAAGCCGCCTCTTTCGGAGCAGTGCCCGGCCGTGGTCAGGAGTGTCCTGCCCCCCGCCTGCTGCTACCTCTGCTCCTGCCATGGGGCGCCTTGGGGCCCTCTTCTTCCTgctggggggcctgggggcccTCGCCCAGGTCTGCGGTGAGTAACTGTGCCATGTAAGGCTTCGgggaaagaacagagagaaagacagtTTTCATCTCTGCCCTCCTAGACTTTGGTTCTCATGAGGGGCATGTCAGTGCTGTGTGTGGGGCTGGGGTGAGTGTCAGAGGAAGCCCCAGGCGGGAGGCAGACACCCTGTGCCTCTTTCCTCCTGGGTCCTTAGGAGGGAGGACCATCTTGTCCAAGCCCCTCATTGTGtggctggggaaactgaggctcacatgTGTGTTGGGTGCAGCTTATCTGGGTTCCCACAGCAGTTCGGACTTTGCTGGACCCTGGACCTCAGCGTTTAGCACATTGTATTGAGATGAACTGTATCTGACTCCTCGCCAGACAGGCTCTCTTCCATTAATTCAGTCCTCTGTTCACTTATTCGTTCAACACACGTCGATTgagccttctctgtgccaggtacAGTGTTAGGCTTTGGGGAAAGAGCAAAGAGTAAGACAggccccatccctgccctcctAGAGCTTCCGTTCTAGTCAAGAGGCAACTGAGCGCTGCGCGTGGGGGCTGTGGTGAGGGCCAGGGGAAGCCCCAGGCCGGAGGTAGCGGGCCAGGGGGCCACATGGGAACTGAGAcctgaaggaggaaaaggagcagGCTAGGAAGAGTCAGAGGCTGgcacccaggcagagggaagtaAGAGACTGGCGGGAGACAAGGGCAGGCATTTGCTTTACATGCTGCGCACAGGGGCCAGGCTGCTCCCGCTCTGTCCCAGCGCCTCCTGGGGCCTCTTGCCTGGGAGTCTGAGCACACAGGCTCAGGGCTACTTGTGCCCTGGAgcctggaggcaggaagggaagcaTCTGCACCCTGAGTCACccacctctcttcttccttcctcgtACTCCGCCTGCGGCATTACCTCTTCATTCACCAGCTGGGGCTCTTGTGATCCTGGGAAAAGCCAAGAGGCAGGTTCAGTCGTGTCCAGGTGATAGAGGAATCAGTGAAGGGTCGAAGGGGCCAGGTGACCTGCCCAGGGTGCCCCAGCTTTCTGGGGCTTTGCTGACTGTTCTCAGAACTCCAGGTCAGGGTCTTCCCTGGGCGTCAGGAGACTCCAGCCCGTGTTCTACAAGTGCAACTAGACCCCCCCAGCCCTCGGCTCTTGGTTCCTGTCCAGAGTCCCCAGGGGAGACGGGGACCCAGTCCTCACCCTCACTGGGTGTGAACCTTTCGAGAGTTAGTCCACAAGCCTGACCCCCACGAGCCCTGGGCAGGGATTGGGGATGCAGCCCACAGCTGCTAGGCCATTTAGTCGCCCCCAGCCTCattccctcacctgtaaaatgggctaagAATGCTCCCCTGCCTTCTTCCTTGGTGTGGTGCCCACCCACCTGCTTTACCAGCTTCACGCTCTGTGTGGCTGTGAAACTGACGAGGATGCTGCAGTGGTGCCCGTTCCAGGTGGGCTGGTGCTTCCCAGTGTCAAAGCCAGTCCAAGGCCCTGAGGGGAGGGAGCTCGCCCAGGGCCACCTTTATTACCCTGGGTGCATCTGCCTGGCTCCTTCCTGCTCAGGAGACTGAATTGTGTTTATCTACCTCCCTTTACGGCTCCTCTTCTTATCACTCTTATCCCAGGGCTGACTCACCTGCTAGAGGTCAGAGCCAGGGATGGGcgggtggggtgagggggactGGGGCTCCCTCTCCAGTctgaagaaaggggaaaggaaaagagatcTGTGGAGGGACAGACAAGCAGAGAGACAGGCTGAGAGATGGAGAGACTCACTCAGATCCAGAGAGATAAAGGGAAGTACATACAGAAATGGAGGAAGACACAGAAAGgcactgagaaaaagaaagacaaagaaaagcagcctccccacccaccaccccaagTTCCTTTGCCCCGGGGTGGCCTGCCCAGCACCCTGCCCACTGGAGGCAGCCGAAGCCCTGCAGCAACTGGGAAGCCATAAACAGGAAAAGTCTGAAGTGGCTCCAAGGCCACCTACTGGCTCAGCTTCCTTCCCCGAGGGAGGAGAGTGCCAGTCAGCCAGAGCTGGGCGCTGTCCCTGAGGCTTCTGCTTCCTGCTGGTATTTCCCCGTATTGATCACACAGTTTCAGGTAAATCCCGAAGCGCACAGATAAATGGTTGCAAACAAGGATGGTTTTCTAACGCTTTACCTCACAATCTCAGGTCCTCCCCACCTAAACTGAGGCGGCAGGGAAGGCCTAATTCTGAGATCCGCCCAGAGGAGGTTCACCAGGCAGCCCCAGTTAGCCAGTGCGCGGTCTGCAGTGTTTTAAAATTGGACGCGTTAACCTGTTCCCGGTGTGGGTTGAAGTTTTGTAAATGGGTGGAACACGCCCATAGCTTTGAATTGTGCTTCCTCTTTCATGCAAAGTGATGATGGCAGTACCTCTGTCACAGGGCTGGCATGAGGACCCAGGGAGGTGGGGCTTGGGGCCTGGGGCCCCCTACACTGCCCAGAATCCAGTCTGTCACTGCTGGTGGGCAGAGTGGGTCCTGGGCCCAccacctctccctgccccctccagccACTCAGGACGTCTGCTTCCCCCACCCTTCACCGGCTGCCTCTCATTCCAGCCAGATCCCCCCACACGAGTAGGGTGTGTGCCGCGTGGAGGTAGGATGGAGATGTTCATTCCCTGGAGAAGACCCTAGTAAGGCGTCGCTGATGGCCTGGCCCTGCGACCTCACTTGGCCTGTTCTCTTCCCTAAGAAATAACGGAGGTGGACAGCGAGCTAGTGGAGAGGCTAGGCCAGCGCCTCTTGCCTTGGATGGACCGGCTCTCCCTGGAGCACCTGAACCCCAGTGTCTACGTGGGCCTGCGCCTCTCCAGCCTGCAGGCTGGGGCCAAGGAGGCCCACTACCTGCACAGCCTCAAGCTCAGCTACCAGCAGAGCCTCCTGAGGTGctgcctccttctctcttctcctccctcaCGTGTTCCACATCCTAAGAGACTGGAGGCCTGCATTCCTGTCACTGCTTTGTTGGGAGACCGTAGGGCAAGTCTTGTCTTCTCTGGGCCTTTCTCCATCTGTAGAATGAGGTTGTTTTGACTAGACTGGAGATGCTGATCTAGGGCCCTTGCGTGGCTGCTGTACCTTCCTATACCTgcggcagacatcactaatctaTGACTGCACTCTTTCATACCGAGCCCAGAAGCAGCATCTGACTATCTGTGCTCCCTTTCCAGGGAGCATTAAGGGGAGGCCTCTTCTGAGGTCCAGCATGGGAGTTTGAATGAAAGGTGAAGGGTCAGGACCACCACAGAGCATCTCCCGCTTGGACTCCCTCTTGAGAAGCAGAcgcagggcagggagaggaaagaaagggagaatgTACGGGCAAAGTGTGACCAAAGGGTGGGGCAAACACAGGTCATTTGGATGCAAGAGCCCTCAGAGTTTGTTCTTGAGTTTAATTTTCCATCTTTATGAAATACTCATGGCATACTCCTCACAACGCACAAGGCTGACTAGATCTACGTTTGGCAGGTCTAGTAAACTTTCCAACtcctaggattttttttcctctttgtaatgTTGCTGGGGAGCCCCCCTAGCCAGGCTTACCAGGGTGGTACTTTCTTACGGAAGTATTGTTAACTGCCTTTGTCCCAGGTCTGCCTCTGGCAAtgacaacagtgactctgaggcCAAGCCCTCCATGGGCCAGCTGGCCCTCTACCTGCTCGCTCTCCGGGCCAACTGTGAGTTTGTCGGAGGCCGCAAGGGGGACAGGCTGGTGTCACAGCTGAAGCGGTTCCTGGAGGACGAGAAGGGGGCCATTGGTGAGGAGACGGGGTCtgccagggtggggagggctcaCCAGACAACACTGTCTGGTGAAGTATCTACATCAGAACTTTGGGTTTTCTCCCCAGGCCTCTTTCCTGCCCTCCATCTGCCTGTCTCGATATCCACCTAGAGGCTCAGGCTTCCCCCAGGAGCCACCCTTGATCAAGCCTTTCCTGCACCCCACATGCACTCTGTTGGCAAGTCTTGCTGCTCAGGCACCAGAATAGACCTGATTATCCACCTCTGGGACAACCGCGCAGCCTCCTTACTACTCGCTCCTCAGCCTCTCTCCCTAACTTTCCTGCCTCCTGACTCCACCCAGCACATACAGAGCAAGCGTTTTAAATACAAATCTGATCTTGTTAGAGCTGCTTAAACCCTGCAGGGGCTCCTCACTGCTGTGTTCACAGCCCTCAGGCCCAGCCTGCCTGCCCTTTTCTCCTCTCCAGTCTTTGCCCACCCACCCTCTGGCCTACCCATTCCACTGCCCCTCCATGGGCTCCGGCCATGCTGGCCTCTCAGCTCACCAGCCAGGGTCTTCCCATATGTTCCCTCTATCTGGAAGGTCTCCTTCGCCTTCTAGCTCCACCTTTAGCTCTCCTCACCCTTCCTCCCCAGCATCACTGCCTCAGAGAATCCTGCCCTGACTCCCCAGCTACTCAAAGACCTCTGTTACTCGGCCCCATGGACCTTGGTCCACAATTCATGGTCTTGTGAGCTTGGGTTATGTGATTTTTGGAGGCTGTGCCAGGCCTGCCATCACTGTGTTCATGCtccaagcacagtgcctgacagtGGGGTCTCAGCAAGTATGGGTGAAGGGAACGAAGGCGAGAAGGATCCCACGACCTAAAGGAGGGTGTTGGGCGGTGCAGGCAATGGGTCCGGTGCTGGCGGGGCTGGTtgtgggagagggcagaggggcagcCCCTCAGGCCCAGCATGATGCCCCCACCCCGTGGTTTCCTCCCCCAGGACACAATCACAAGGGCCACCCCCGCACAAGCTACTACCAGTACAGCCTGGGCGTCCTGGCCCTGTGTCTCCATCAGAAGCGGGTCCATGACAGCGTGGTGGGCAAGCTCCTGTATGCCGTGGAGCATGAAGAGCATCTCCGCCAGGCCCACCTCTCTGTGGGTGAGTGAGCCagaccccaccccaaccccccacACCCCTCCTCTGAGGCCAGGCTGGCCCTCCTCTAGCCCCGCCCCAGATGAAGGGCTTCCGCCCCCAGGCCCTGCTCACCTTTCCCTGTCAAGTCCATGAGAAGTGTAACAGGAGGGCTCACTGGCACAGCGGCTGCCCGCAGCGGAGCTGGACCAGACCCTGGCCCGGCCCTCCATCACACACTTGCTGTAGGTCCCCCTGGACAAATCGGCTGGCCTttctggtgcagctgctctggTAAAATAACCCCCCTGCAGCAGCTCAATAAAAGATGCCTTATAAGTAAAGGGCGCAGCCCGGTGCCCGTGAGGGAGAGAGTTCTGGACACCCAGCCGCGATGTTCTCATCAGATAAGCTGGGATGTGCCTGAGACCTGGATTCTGGGTCAGctcactgtgtgacctcgggTCTCCAGTCCCCTTCCTTGTCATCGTGATGTCGAGGTCTCTTCTAGGCCTGGCTGTGTTCTTGGAGCGAGTGTGTGTGCCTCGCATGGGGGGAGGCAGGTTGGAGGAggtcagaggtggggaggggaggttccCAGAGAGCAGAAGCCAGCAGGGACTTTTTCTGCCCCAGAGGCTTACAGAAAACCCACTGTGGATACATTAAATCCCCTTGGGGCAGGGAGCTTAAAAACCCCCAGGGCCCAAGCAGCTCCCTGGACCTATTAAACCAGACCACCTGGAGTGGACCCAGGcatctgcccattttaaaatcccCTGGTAATTCCAAAGTGCGGGCAGCTTGGGGAATGAGTGGTGTAGGATAAAGTCCTCTTTGCCCTCTGTTCTCCAGGCTCTTTCCCTAACCCCTGACCCCCAGGCGGCAGACAGGAATAGGGTGACCAACCATCCCAGGTTGCCGTCCCGGAAAGTGGGCAAATGGGGCTGATTGGTCCTCCTAGCTGGTGGAAACTTTCTGAAATCATGCTCTGACTGTATCAGCCCCCTTCctcaagcccccccccccccgtgactGCCTGTTGCCCCAAGGTCCCGCCAGGCCTGACCCCACTGGGTTTTGTCCCCTGCTAGACTCCGTGGCCATGGcgggcttggccttctcctgtcTGGAGCTGTCCAACCTCAACCCCAGTCAGAGAGACCGGATCAGCCTGGCCCTCGGGAGGGTACGAGAGAAGATCCTGAAGGCCCAGACCCCCGAGGGCCACTTCGGGAACGTCTACAGTACCCCTCTGGCGCTGCAGGTGGGAAGGAGGCCAAGGGGCCGTGGTCCACCCTGGGTGGCTGGTGGGAGGTGGAGCGGCCAGGGGCTGGCTGAccccctgcctcctcttcttgCCCATTCTGTCACCAGTTGCTGATGACCTCACACACGCCGACAGTGGAGCTGGGTGCAGCATGCCTCAAGGCCAAGGCTGCTCTGTTGGCGAGCCTGCAGCACAAGACCTTCCGGAATCCTCTGATGATTTCTCAGCTGCTGCCAGTCCTGAACCGCAAGAGCTATGTGGATCTCATCTCCCCAGACTGCCAGGCACCAAGAGGTAGCCGAGCCTTTCACAGAAGCCCTATTCTTTTCAATCTGCCTTGAAGTCTGCATGTCTCAGTGAGGGGAGGTCACTCAGTCCAGATTCACTGAGTTAACCTGTAGGGGTTTGCAGGCTGGTGTGGGACACACTGGCAGCTAAGATGCGGTCATAGAGTCTAGAAGCTTAGAGTGTGGGGAGTGAGACACCAGATGGTGAGCTCTGGGTGGGCCATGAATCTCCAGCCCCTCATGTGAcaagaatggatggatggatggatggtgaaTGGGGAGAGACACACTTTGCTCAGCTCTGATACATCATAACAAGTGAGTCCCAGCTCCTTGAATCAAGGCTTCATCTGGGAGAGGGACTGCAGTCAGCAAGTGAGATTTGCCAGCGGACAAGAGTCTTctgaaggcagagcagagagcaggCAGCAAGAACAAAGGTGCAGAGGCAGGCAAGATTGGAAATTGGGAGTAGGGGCTTACTAAAGAGTGGAGTCTGGGAGAATGAGCCGGAGTAGCGGGCAGGAGAGTGAACGGGAGGGGAGACCCTCAGAGGGAACGGGCTGATATGAACAAATATACGTTCTAGAAAGAGCCCTCTGGGCTGCTGTGTGGCAGATAGGTGAGAGGGGAGATACTGGAGGCAGAGAAATCACTGAGGGGCCTGACCTTGAGCAGCCAGAGGATGTGGGAGCTGGGGGacaggggaggctgggaaggcaGCCAGGCTCCAGCTGCGCAGGAGGTGGAGGTGTTGACTGCCATGGGACTACGGGGAAGAAAGAGGTGCCGAGGGGCCACAGCGTCTcctggagaagaaaggagagctgACGTCTGGCCCCCTGCCCTCAGACCAGCTGCCgcttcccctctcctccacacagtcatGTTGGAGCCAGCTATGGGGACCTCTTCACAGACCCAAGTCCCAGAGGTCATCCATGTCACGCTGAAGGTCTCCAGCATCCTTCCTCCATATGTACAGTCCATCTCTGTCCCTGCCGGCTCCTCCTTGGAAGACGTCCTGAAGAAGGCCCGGGATCATGGAAGATTCATGTGAGACCCCTACCTCCTGGCCCTCACCCAAGCCACCCCTGCATCCCTGAGATGGGACACGGATGGGACaggggtggagagagggctcCCTTGGGAGGGGGCAGACCCTCCACATGTGGAAACCCAGCTCCCCCCTCTCCAGCCCGGGGCCCAGACAAGTTATTTACCTGCAACTCAGTGAGGACGGCAGTTGtgcacccccgcccccagcacagAGCCCATGGAGGAGTCTGGGAATAATTAGTGCACAAAGAGGACATGATATGTGCTTTTTGTGTGCAGAGTCCCGCCcttagtaagcactcaatatagGTTAGCTCTCATAAGaatgagaatttttattatcaaacGATCTTGGTCTAATCCCAGTGGTGAATTACCCGGGCAAGCCCTGTGCAGCACGTGGAGGTGAGACAACAGCCCTAAACTTGCTTCTAACCCTGAGATTGAACGGGTCTGAACACAAGCATTTCCCGAGCCCTGTGCCTCTGCCTAAGTAAGATGGGGGTGATTACCGATGGGGAATCTGGCCCAGAGAATGAGCGCCTTCTACTAGGTCACCCAGACCCCAGACTTCTCTTCTAGGAGGATGTGCGTCAGTTTGAGAGGGCCCCAACTTCTGTCCCCACCTGGAGTTCCCAAAGAACAGTGTCCTGCTGCCAAGGAAGGCCCACAGCTGGCGCCTTGGGGTCGTCTGGGCCAGGGAATTTCAGGCCAGAGATAAGCAAAGACCCCTTTAAAGCTTTAGAAATTAAATACAAAGAAAGCTCTGAAACCAGTAACATTTGAATAAGGACTGTCTGCTGAGGGGCAGGTGTCCTCGCAGGTGCCGGTGAGCCCAGCGCTCTCAGCACTCCCTTGGATGTGAGCTGCCCTCAGGCTGAGTTTGCGCAGGCAGCTATGGCTCATAGACTCTTCCCTGGCCCCCGCTCTCCACTCACTACCAAGCCCATTTCTGTCCTGTTTCGCAGTAGCCTGCAGGGCAGCACCGCTGGGGGCTACAGATACTGGGGACCCTTGGCAGGCTTCTCTCCAGGCACTGGAATTATTACCTAGAACCTGCTGGTATTCATGTTTGGACACTGtcatcaaaataagaaaaaaaaaatagaacttaaCATCTTTATTCAAAACTCCAGGACCTCTGAGAAGACAACAGGGATACCAATCTGAGAAATAATTCTCTTGGAAGTGGAGGTGGGTGCCTGAGCCAGGTTAAGAGGCCGGGCCCGAGGCCACGTTTGAGGCCTGTGAATGCACAGCAGAGAAAGCCAGATTCTagaagaagagagacagagagagactgagaaaaagagagagagagagagaggagagagagaaatggagagagacGGGCAGGCAGAGAGAGGTCTCCGAGCAGCCACGGGGCCCTGCACGCTGGGAATGACTGGGGACAGGCTGCTCCCTATAACGACACCTTCCCTTTGACTAGGTCaccctgtgtttctgttttgtaaaactataaaaaccCTCCCGGTCTAAGACCAAGGCCATTTGTAAGCCTTTAGGAGGGAGGACGGCACGGCCCACAGCCTTTAAGAGGCACCCTTTGGCAGCAGCATCTGGAGCTCGGGACGGGGTGGTGAGAGGAAGGAGCTTCTTGGTTGCCAAGGTCAGAAATCGGACCCCAGCCCTCTCTGCTAACGGGGAGCGCAGGGTGTGGGAATCAGAGAGAAGACTGAGCCACCCAGCCACAAGAGTGGGGAGTGCCCCTGAGCCACAGAAACTGCCGGAACCTGAGACCCAGTGCCACCGGGGGGGTGTCTCTGCCTCCGGCTCGTGGGTTCCCGCTTCCCTCCAGTGCTGGCGTCCCCTCTCTGGTTGGGTGTTGGCATCTGTGTGCTGCTGGCAGCTTGCCTGCAACCTCAGACCCCGGAAAGGGAGCGCTGCTGGGTCAATAATGTAACAGGCGCCCCTCCATATCCCGGGTTGTGGTCAACGCAGA
The genomic region above belongs to Camelus bactrianus isolate YW-2024 breed Bactrian camel chromosome 32, ASM4877302v1, whole genome shotgun sequence and contains:
- the TCN2 gene encoding transcobalamin-2, encoding MGRLGALFFLLGGLGALAQVCEITEVDSELVERLGQRLLPWMDRLSLEHLNPSVYVGLRLSSLQAGAKEAHYLHSLKLSYQQSLLRSASGNDNSDSEAKPSMGQLALYLLALRANCEFVGGRKGDRLVSQLKRFLEDEKGAIGHNHKGHPRTSYYQYSLGVLALCLHQKRVHDSVVGKLLYAVEHEEHLRQAHLSVDSVAMAGLAFSCLELSNLNPSQRDRISLALGRVREKILKAQTPEGHFGNVYSTPLALQLLMTSHTPTVELGAACLKAKAALLASLQHKTFRNPLMISQLLPVLNRKSYVDLISPDCQAPRVMLEPAMGTSSQTQVPEVIHVTLKVSSILPPYVQSISVPAGSSLEDVLKKARDHGRFMYGTQASLSGPYLTSVMGKKAEGREFWQLLRAPNTPLLQGLADYRPRDGETIELRLVSW